One window of the Eriocheir sinensis breed Jianghai 21 chromosome 59, ASM2467909v1, whole genome shotgun sequence genome contains the following:
- the LOC126985530 gene encoding uncharacterized protein LOC126985530, producing the protein MVRWAAVVVAWACLGAEGVLGACTVAEFPCKNRQCVRLDRYCDGHPDCDDGSDEPPSCTPCNRTYYGRMGSTYTLQVHRPHETSLPHFCQLTFIASRDLYGDLVQLSIEKFSVGRFMSHTKEGCPDGHMQIEELSRPQNSGFWCGTSWGHNVYYSETTAVTLMLRVFNLTSLPQDRQNPATFQPQDTVMLRLSYRFLRKERAVLRYGPPYKTSYRGEDLSNSFCDKYFENCDKRNCKIQSPNFPGMYPRNLTCFYRVRQTHVPEGKVALVSVLQRNPHLIYIKDRNAPHLSREQRLEVGATCHEIHDYLVVYDGDTTRAPVLAKVCKGGTQLSRVTASGSEMLLLFRVSPFDFPFQDSPRRHIFGFELDVEVEFVEKESTAYVRRGGECEYEKKSSGQRSGYVQAAAHSLLANTTCTWRLRAGPSEVVWLYFLHFRHVQHPEMPRPAQCPNTLTIYSGTGPPATTLNGAPANDSLLLGQFCKPDKLPRVCGGVHAPGPYSAPCAPHDSYVSTLPAMTLTLRYAAGTTPSHVEFLARYEFVDTRQWGDPAPGGGPCDRVFNVRPDRLFASPRDVFLFGRGGSRRLRCVYTFEVGPRQRVSLRLLRARMGPSCSTMYRNASRRHECSHGGAAGQPSITLEEEPWPGVPLQRACLCNVSHGRPFSLVSYTGRLKLTFSVPDMTPAQDYNHFYFEGEYSVVAEPPEVTRSCNQSARLLHGAFGNFTVGAGRGDLCASLPRLIRAADASFLFMRVRGFEASLDNCRVASRINVFAAGGVTPLASVCPERRDVFTNIFSSGWDHFDFRFQDQDLFWGNLTLGAAATTTATTAVLTTTGDEFGSTGTGLTTPTTSTTTTATTTTTTPTTTSTSTTTFSSLPGLAASPTPTTTTETPLRLQSRDLLVEYVGNYSGSFLVTWVSLWRPLRAEALVSVAADPCPHGCYDIGACLPQELWCDGIPHCPTGQDEGATACGLLTALPWVYMAALSVLLLSMVALFVAVVAHKRQVYMQKAVAEAAAAAINNGTSLKGGTDLLLPPADTW; encoded by the exons GTGCGGTgggcggctgtggtggtggcgtGGGCGTGCCTGGGGGCGGAGGGCGTGCTGGGGGCGTGCACCGTGGCAGAGTTCCCGTGCAAGAACCGCCAGTGTGTTCGTCTTGACCGGTACTGTGACGGGCACCCGGACTGTGACGATGGCAGCGACGAGCCCCCAAGCTGCACCC CCTGCAACAGGACCTACTACGGCAGGATGGGCTCCACCTACACGCTGCAGGTGCATCGGCCGCACGAGACGAGCCTCCCGCACTTCTGCCAACTCACCTTCATCGCTTCCAGGGACCTTTACGGCGACCTGGTGCAGCTCAGCATCGAGAAATTCAGCGTTGGAAG GTTCATGTCCCACACCAAGGAGGGCTGCCCGGACGGCCACATGCAGATCGAGGAGCTGAGTCGGCCCCAGAACAGCGGCTTCTGGTGCGGCACGTCCTGGGGCCACAACGTCTACTACTCGGAGACCACGGCCGTCACGCTCATGCTGAGGGTCTTCAACCTGACCTCGCTGCCGCAGGACCGTCAGAACCCCGCTACCTTCCAGCCGCAAGACACGGTCATGCTGCGCCTCTCCTACCGGTTCTTGCGGAAGGAGCGAGCGGTGCTGCGCTACGGCCCGCCCTACAAGACCAGCTACCGCGGCGAGGACCTCTCCAACTCCTTCTGTGACAAGTACTTCGAGAACTGTGACAAGCGGAACTGCAAGATCCAGTCACCCAACTTCCCCGGCATGTACCCGCGCAACCTGACCTGCTTCTACCGCGTGCGCCAGACCCACGTGCCGGAGGGCAAGGTGGCGCTGGTGTCGGTGCTACAGCGCAACCCGCACCTCATCTACATCAAGGACCGCAACGCGCCGCACCTGTCCCGCGAGCAGCGCCTGGAGGTGGGCGCCACCTGCCACGAGATCCACGACTACCTGGTGGTCTACGACGGCGACACGACGCGCGCGCCGGTGCTGGCCAAGGTCTGCAAGGGCGGCACGCAGCTGTCCCGCGTCACGGCCAGCGGCTCCGAGATGCTGCTGCTCTTCCGCGTCTCGCCCTTCGACTTTCCCTTCCAGGACTCGCCGCGCCGCCACATCTTCGGCTTCGAACTGGACGTGGAGGTGGAATTCGTGGAGAAGGAGAGCACGGCGTACGTGCGGCGAGGCGGCGAGTGTGAGTACGAGAAGAAGAGCAGCGGGCAGCGCAGCGGGTACGTGCAGGCGGCGGCCCACTCGCTGCTGGCCAACACGACGTGCACGTGGCGCCTGCGCGCGGGGCCCAGCGAGGTGGTGTGGCTCTACTTCCTTCACTTCCGCCACGTGCAACACCCGGAGATGCCGCGCCCCGCCCAGTGCCCCAACACCCTCACCATCTACAGCGGCACCGGCCCCCCCGCCACCACCCTCAACGGCGCCCCCGCCAACGACTCGCTGCTGCTCGGGCAGTTCTGCAAACCCGACAAGCTGCCGCGCGTGTGTGGCGGCGTTCATGCGCCAGGGCCCTACTCGGCGCCGTGCGCGCCCCACGACAGTTACGTGTCCACGCTGCCCGCCATGACGCTAACGCTGCGCTACGCCGCGGGCACCACGCCCTCGCACGTGGAGTTCCTGGCGCGCTACGAGTTCGTGGACACACGGCAGTGGGGAGACCCGGCCCCGGGGGGCGGCCCCTGCGACAGGGTGTTCAACGTGCGGCCTGACCGGCTGTTCGCCTCGCCCAGGGATGTGTTTCTCTTCGGCCGTGGCGGCTCGCGGCGGTTGCGCTGCGTCTACACCTTCGAGGTGGGGCCGCGGCAACGCGTGTCGCTGCGGCTACTGCGGGCCAGGATGGGCCCCTCCTGCAGCACGATGTACCGCAACGCCTCGCGCCGCCACGAGTGTTCCCACGGCGGCGCCGCGGGCCAGCCGtccatcacgctggaggaggagCCGTGGCCCGGCGTGCCCCTGCAGCGGGCCTGCCTCTGCAACGTGTCCCACGGGCGGCCCTTCAGCCTGGTGTCCTACACGGGCCGCCTCAAGCTCACCTTCTCCGTGCCGGACATGACGCCGGCGCAGGACTACAACCACTTCTACTTCGAGGGCGAGTACTCGGTGGTGGCCGAGCCGCCCGAGGTGACGCGCAGCTGCAACCAGTCCGCGCGCCTCCTGCACGGCGCCTTCGGGAACTTCACGGTGGGCGCGGGGCGCGGCGACCTGTGCGCCAGCCTCCCGCGCCTCATCCGCGCCGCCGACGCCTCCTTCCTGTTCATGCGCGTGCGTGGCTTCGAGGCCTCGCTGGACAACTGCCGCGTGGCCTCGCGCATCAACGTTTTCGCGGCGGGCGGCGTGACGCCCCTGGCCTCGGTGTGCCCCGAGCGGCGGGATGTCTTCACCAACATCTTCAGCAGCGGCTGGGACCACTTCGACTTCCGCTTCCAGGACCAAGACTTGTTCTGGGGGAACCTGACGCTgggcgccgccgccaccaccaccgccaccaccgccgtttTAACCACCACCGGTGACGAGTTCGGCTCCACCGGCACTGGCCTCACCACCcccacgacctccaccaccaccactgccaccacaacaacgacaacgcccaccaccacctccacctccaccaccactttttCCTCCCTGCCTGGCCTCGCCgcctcccccactcccaccaccaccaccgagacaCCTTTACGTCTCCAGTCACGTGACCTTCTAGTGGAATACGTCGGGAACTACTCCGGCAGCTTCCTGGTGACGTGGGTGTCGCTGTGGCGGCCGCTGCGCGCCGAGGCGCTGGTGTCCGTGGCTGCGGACCCTTGTCCGCACGGCTGCTACGACATTGGGGCGTGTCTGCCCCAGGAGCTGTGGTGCGACGGCATCCCTCACTGCCCCACGGGCCAGGACGAGGGCGCCACGGCGTGCGGACTGCTGACGGCGCTGCCCTGGGTGTATATGGCCGCGTTGAGCGTGCTGCTGCTGTCAATGGTGGCGCTCTTCGTGGCCGTGGTGGCACACAAGCGGCAAGTGTACATGCAGAAGGccgtggcggaggcggcggcggcggccatcAACAACGGCACCAGCCTGAAGGGCGGCACGGACCTGCTGCTGCCGCCCGCCGACACCTGGTGA